One part of the Thermithiobacillus tepidarius DSM 3134 genome encodes these proteins:
- a CDS encoding pilus assembly protein PilP has translation MKQSKPRPHRSAAAVLARGAACALGFAVLAGCGSSDDNLADLRQFVAEGAGKTKKIEPLPEPPLPSIIAYTGEDGRNPFTSFEESRRRERAMEIAKGPKPNPNRPRQPLEEFDLASLTLVGIVHDVQHRPWAIIKGPDNNTYRITRGSYLGKNEGQVIDIIQKPGEATLRIVELVPSLDGGFEKREQRLAMNRMP, from the coding sequence ATGAAGCAATCCAAGCCCCGCCCGCACAGGTCGGCAGCCGCCGTGCTTGCCCGCGGCGCCGCCTGCGCTCTCGGTTTCGCCGTGCTGGCCGGCTGCGGCAGCTCGGATGATAACCTGGCGGATCTGCGCCAGTTCGTGGCGGAGGGGGCGGGCAAGACGAAAAAGATCGAGCCCCTGCCCGAGCCGCCCCTGCCCAGCATCATCGCCTACACGGGCGAGGACGGCCGCAATCCCTTCACCAGTTTCGAGGAAAGCCGCCGGCGCGAGCGGGCCATGGAAATCGCCAAGGGGCCCAAGCCCAACCCCAATCGCCCGCGCCAGCCCCTGGAAGAGTTCGACCTGGCCAGCCTGACCCTGGTCGGCATCGTGCATGACGTCCAGCACCGCCCCTGGGCCATCATCAAGGGGCCGGACAACAATACCTATCGGATCACGCGGGGCAGCTACCTGGGCAAAAACGAAGGACAGGTGATCGACATCATCCAGAAGCCGGGAGAAGCGACCCTGCGCATCGTGGAGCTGGTGCCCAGCCTGGACGGCGGCTTCGAAAAGCGGGAGCAACGCCTGGCAATGAACCGGATGCCCTGA
- a CDS encoding type IV pilus secretin PilQ: MNKAKQQDRRKSSQAHAAPLLPHHARRPLRLALVLLGIGALPALAAIEPPVQPAAASQAAAGQAALIDGLVQQQGARGGILIQARQRPDYDVNVLDDGRRVQIDFLNTRFGPAVQPVRGSGNVQLIKPSNLPASHTARLELLLNQPMPVMVEPAASGYRIAFASAFATAPAAPVSAAQAASVPPAGAVSPATPAIADMTFHRGANNAGRMEIQVAQGTPSPDVQRQGDRLLVDLPNTRLPAHLERRLDVTEFGTPVRTVDSYQRGRDTRLVFTVPAAFDYTAYQVGSKLVVEVKPRALSRADDPSKAEPGKPYTGARFSMDFQAIDIRNALQVIADFTGLNIVMADNVTGTLTMRLKNVPWDQALDVILESKGLGMRRDGNVIWVAPQKDLDAAEEARLKAEQSKIKLEPLVTELIQVNYAKAEELAELLKASSGTSTTTSRTNTSLDGTRQETETYRTGLLTSLGLSGQLGNNLLSERGAVTVDNRTNSLLVKETPSNLANIKLLIAKLDRPVRQIMIESRIVVATTNASRSLGVQWGGSYNDTTGYDFPYSIDLSGAYAGGQVGGARGVVTPSPVVNFPATPTSGFTPASLGFRLGSFLGNKILDFQLSAIEAEGQGKVVSSPRVITADQQKAIIEQGKEIPYQQATSSGATAVSFKKAVLSLEVTPRITPDGKVNLDVFATRDSKGEIVPGGVAIDTRKVKTKVLVDNGETVVIGGIYEEEENQQETGVPGLRKLPLLGHLFKNRTRTKNQTELLIFLTPKILDGPVPESR; encoded by the coding sequence ATGAACAAAGCAAAACAACAAGACCGACGGAAGTCGTCCCAGGCACACGCGGCCCCGCTGCTGCCGCACCATGCGCGGCGCCCCCTGCGCCTGGCCCTGGTCTTGCTCGGCATCGGCGCCCTGCCCGCTCTCGCCGCCATCGAGCCCCCGGTTCAGCCTGCCGCCGCCAGCCAGGCCGCAGCGGGCCAGGCGGCGCTCATCGACGGGCTGGTGCAGCAGCAGGGTGCCAGGGGCGGGATCCTGATCCAGGCGCGCCAGCGGCCCGACTACGATGTCAACGTGCTGGACGACGGCCGGCGGGTGCAGATCGACTTCCTGAACACCCGCTTCGGCCCGGCCGTGCAGCCGGTCAGGGGCAGCGGCAACGTGCAGCTCATCAAACCCAGCAATCTGCCCGCCTCTCACACGGCCCGCCTGGAGCTCCTGCTCAATCAGCCCATGCCGGTGATGGTCGAACCCGCGGCCAGCGGCTATCGCATCGCTTTCGCCTCTGCCTTCGCCACCGCGCCCGCAGCGCCGGTGTCCGCCGCCCAGGCGGCATCCGTGCCGCCGGCGGGCGCCGTCAGCCCGGCGACGCCCGCCATCGCCGACATGACCTTCCACCGCGGCGCGAACAATGCCGGCCGCATGGAGATCCAAGTCGCCCAGGGCACGCCCTCGCCCGACGTGCAGCGGCAGGGCGACCGCCTCCTGGTGGATCTGCCCAATACCCGCTTGCCCGCCCATTTGGAGCGCCGGCTGGACGTCACCGAGTTCGGCACGCCGGTGCGCACCGTGGACAGCTATCAGCGCGGCCGGGACACCCGGCTCGTCTTCACCGTGCCCGCCGCCTTCGACTATACCGCCTATCAGGTAGGCAGCAAATTGGTGGTGGAGGTCAAGCCGCGCGCGCTGTCCCGCGCCGACGATCCGTCCAAGGCGGAGCCGGGCAAGCCCTACACCGGGGCGCGCTTCAGCATGGACTTCCAGGCCATCGACATCCGCAACGCCCTGCAGGTGATCGCCGACTTCACCGGCCTGAACATCGTCATGGCCGACAACGTGACCGGCACCCTGACCATGCGCCTGAAGAACGTGCCCTGGGATCAGGCCCTGGACGTGATCCTGGAATCCAAGGGGCTCGGCATGCGGCGGGACGGCAACGTGATCTGGGTGGCGCCGCAAAAGGACCTGGACGCGGCCGAAGAGGCGCGGCTCAAGGCCGAGCAAAGCAAGATCAAGCTGGAGCCGCTCGTCACCGAGCTGATCCAGGTCAACTACGCCAAGGCGGAGGAGCTGGCCGAGCTGCTCAAGGCGAGCTCCGGCACGAGCACCACCACCAGCCGCACCAACACCAGCCTGGACGGCACCCGCCAGGAAACGGAAACCTACCGCACCGGCCTGCTCACGTCTCTGGGCCTGAGCGGCCAACTGGGCAACAACCTGTTGTCCGAGCGCGGCGCGGTGACGGTGGACAACCGCACCAACTCCCTGCTCGTCAAGGAAACCCCCAGCAACCTGGCCAACATCAAGCTGCTGATCGCGAAGCTCGACCGGCCGGTGCGCCAGATCATGATCGAAAGTCGCATCGTGGTGGCCACCACCAACGCCAGCCGCTCCTTGGGCGTGCAATGGGGCGGCAGCTACAACGACACCACCGGCTACGACTTCCCCTACTCCATCGACCTGTCCGGCGCCTATGCGGGCGGCCAGGTCGGCGGCGCCCGGGGCGTGGTCACCCCCTCGCCCGTGGTCAACTTCCCGGCCACCCCCACCAGCGGCTTCACGCCCGCCAGCCTCGGCTTCCGCCTGGGCAGCTTCCTGGGCAACAAGATCCTCGACTTCCAGTTGTCCGCCATCGAAGCCGAAGGCCAGGGCAAGGTGGTGTCCAGCCCGCGCGTGATCACCGCCGACCAGCAGAAAGCCATTATCGAGCAGGGCAAGGAAATCCCCTACCAGCAGGCCACCAGCAGCGGTGCCACCGCCGTCAGCTTCAAGAAGGCCGTGCTGAGCCTGGAAGTCACGCCGCGCATCACCCCGGACGGCAAGGTCAATCTGGACGTCTTCGCCACCCGCGACTCCAAGGGCGAGATCGTCCCCGGCGGCGTGGCCATCGACACCCGCAAGGTCAAGACCAAGGTGCTGGTGGACAACGGCGAGACCGTGGTGATCGGCGGCATCTACGAAGAAGAGGAAAACCAGCAGGAAACCGGCGTGCCGGGCTTGAGAAAGTTGCCGCTGCTGGGCCATCTGTTCAAAAACCGGACAAGGACCAAGAACCAGACGGAACTGCTCATCTTCCTGACACCGAAGATCCTGGATGGGCCGGTGCCGGAGTCGCGTTAA
- a CDS encoding beta strand repeat-containing protein, which produces MLLLQVCGSAGSSTAPTASGVDGVTGVTLATSKTSVKSDNSDSATVIATVLGVGNSAMAGVPVTFSASGGQISASTVTTDASGRATVSFSSGTLDKSNRTVTVTASVNGTSSAQIPVQIQGSTLKLSVDTTSIVSNGTSPATLTVTAKDASGNPVYNAPVTLSLANNPGDGSATLSPVSGNTDVNGRMTATVTGTRAGPITVNVSALGTAAAQSLTVSDAGSEFKIVSPVADPIAASLNSALAFTVQALPGQVKVRFASTLGKWSENGASVYDATVVGGTATATLSSTNAGVANVQAQGIDAGGNVTDSDGHTVTFTSSVAATITLQSNVNVLAPSTGGTTNSAVLTATVRDASNQLVGNAPVAFSIVNPTGGGETISPVVQLTSANTSAPLGQANATFTSGSLPSGAGGVTVVATVVGTSISASTKIVIGNTAGSVVIGQASKVVVPNTTTYQLPMSVLVADSNGNPVANTTVNLSAWPVQYQTGTYAHDSAGACTVTNDDGINNTTSGDLLIGGITGTFNNEDVNENLMLDAGEDLNGDGVLTPPNSAVGSLPATVTTDSNGVANFNLTYLKQSGTWIVARIRAKTQVQGTEATSSINFVLPVAQDELRACDLPNSTYR; this is translated from the coding sequence ATGCTCTTGCTGCAGGTATGCGGGAGTGCGGGCAGCAGCACCGCACCAACCGCTTCCGGCGTGGATGGCGTAACAGGGGTTACCCTCGCAACCAGCAAAACGAGCGTCAAATCGGATAATTCAGACAGCGCGACCGTTATTGCAACCGTTCTGGGTGTGGGAAATTCGGCCATGGCCGGTGTACCCGTCACCTTCAGCGCAAGCGGGGGACAGATCAGCGCTTCGACGGTAACCACTGACGCCAGCGGCAGGGCCACCGTGAGCTTCTCTTCCGGCACCCTCGACAAGAGCAACCGGACGGTGACTGTCACCGCTTCCGTCAACGGCACCAGCAGTGCCCAGATTCCCGTTCAGATCCAAGGGTCGACGCTGAAGCTGAGTGTGGATACTACCAGCATCGTCAGCAACGGAACGTCTCCCGCCACGCTGACGGTGACCGCCAAGGATGCCAGCGGCAATCCGGTCTACAATGCGCCGGTGACGTTGTCGCTGGCCAATAACCCGGGTGACGGCTCGGCCACCTTGTCGCCCGTATCCGGCAACACGGATGTGAATGGGCGAATGACGGCCACAGTGACGGGTACCAGGGCGGGTCCGATCACCGTGAATGTCAGTGCCTTGGGAACCGCCGCCGCCCAATCGCTCACGGTCAGCGATGCGGGCAGCGAATTCAAGATCGTATCGCCTGTGGCTGACCCGATCGCGGCAAGTTTGAATTCTGCGCTCGCTTTCACTGTCCAGGCGCTTCCCGGTCAAGTCAAAGTGCGCTTTGCAAGCACTTTGGGCAAGTGGTCGGAAAACGGGGCTTCTGTTTATGACGCGACAGTGGTCGGGGGTACGGCAACGGCCACCCTGTCCTCGACGAATGCGGGGGTGGCCAACGTGCAGGCCCAAGGCATTGACGCGGGAGGCAACGTCACCGACTCCGATGGCCATACGGTCACCTTCACCTCCAGCGTGGCGGCAACCATCACGCTGCAGTCCAACGTGAACGTGCTGGCGCCCAGCACTGGCGGGACCACCAATTCGGCCGTGCTGACCGCCACGGTCAGAGATGCCAGCAACCAGCTGGTGGGCAACGCGCCGGTCGCCTTTTCCATCGTAAATCCCACGGGCGGTGGCGAAACCATATCGCCGGTCGTGCAGTTGACCTCGGCTAATACCAGCGCGCCGCTGGGCCAAGCCAATGCGACCTTTACTTCGGGCTCGCTGCCGTCCGGGGCCGGCGGGGTGACCGTGGTGGCGACTGTCGTGGGCACATCGATATCCGCGAGTACCAAAATCGTCATTGGCAATACCGCCGGGTCCGTGGTGATCGGGCAGGCTTCCAAGGTGGTGGTGCCCAACACGACCACCTACCAGTTGCCCATGTCGGTGCTCGTGGCTGATTCCAACGGCAATCCGGTGGCGAATACCACCGTCAATCTGAGCGCCTGGCCAGTACAGTATCAGACCGGCACTTATGCTCATGATAGCGCGGGGGCGTGTACGGTCACCAATGACGATGGGATCAACAATACCACCAGCGGCGACCTCCTGATTGGCGGCATCACTGGCACTTTCAACAATGAAGACGTCAATGAGAACCTGATGCTGGATGCAGGCGAGGATTTGAATGGCGATGGCGTGTTGACGCCGCCCAATTCGGCGGTGGGCTCGCTGCCGGCCACGGTGACCACCGACAGCAACGGCGTGGCCAATTTCAACCTGACCTATCTGAAGCAAAGCGGCACCTGGATCGTGGCGCGCATCAGGGCCAAGACGCAGGTGCAAGGCACGGAGGCGACTTCGAGCATAAACTTCGTACTGCCGGTGGCGCAGGACGAGTTGAGAGCGTGTGACTTGCCCAACTCCACTTACCGGTAG
- the aroK gene encoding shikimate kinase AroK has product MQSVILIGPMGAGKSTVGRLLAGRLHLPFYDSDSVIVQRTGVSIPTIFEIEGEDGFRAREARVLADLAGMGPMVLATGGGIVLRPENRARLKAMGRVVYLDVSVDEQLRRVRMDSNRPLLQVADPRARLETLQGERAPLYRELADLTLRTDGLRAEQVVGQIVKFLKDDGADGGCGKA; this is encoded by the coding sequence ATGCAAAGCGTCATCCTCATCGGCCCCATGGGGGCCGGCAAGTCCACGGTCGGCCGGCTTTTAGCCGGCCGACTGCATTTGCCGTTTTACGATTCCGACAGCGTGATCGTGCAGCGCACCGGGGTGTCGATTCCGACCATCTTCGAGATCGAGGGCGAGGACGGCTTCCGGGCCCGGGAGGCGCGGGTGCTGGCGGACCTGGCCGGGATGGGGCCCATGGTGCTGGCGACGGGCGGCGGCATCGTGCTGCGGCCGGAAAACCGGGCGCGGCTCAAGGCCATGGGCCGGGTGGTGTATCTGGACGTGAGCGTGGACGAGCAGTTGCGGCGGGTGCGCATGGACAGCAATCGTCCGCTGCTGCAGGTGGCCGACCCGCGCGCGCGCCTGGAAACGCTGCAAGGCGAGCGGGCGCCGCTCTATCGCGAGCTGGCGGATCTGACGCTGCGGACCGACGGGTTGCGGGCCGAGCAGGTGGTGGGCCAGATCGTGAAATTCCTGAAGGACGACGGAGCGGACGGCGGTTGCGGAAAAGCGTAA
- the aroB gene encoding 3-dehydroquinate synthase, translated as MRTLTVELGPRAYPIHIGAGLLCRPELLEPALGKGPVAVVTNTTVGPLYLPTLRETLQAMGREPVVIELPDGEQYKTLAAIEQIVDQLLAHGCDRSTTLLALGGGVVGDITGFAASVYQRGVPFVQIPTTLLAQVDSSVGGKTGVNHPRGKNMIGTFYQPRAVLIDTDTLKTLPEREYRSGIAEVIKYGLIVDQGFFNYLEDNMDALLAQEPGVLAHVIEQSCADKAWVVAKDETEGGLRAILNLGHTFGHAIEAATGYGTYLHGEAVAIGMAMAADLSRRLDLLRESEQSAIYRLIKRAGLPTAAPALPVADYLRYMRVDKKAQEGRMRFVLLTAIGEATITGDVPEAAVIEAIQSHMEGR; from the coding sequence ATGAGAACCTTGACCGTCGAGCTAGGCCCTCGCGCCTATCCCATTCATATCGGCGCGGGCCTGCTGTGCCGGCCCGAGCTGCTGGAGCCCGCCCTGGGCAAGGGCCCCGTGGCCGTGGTGACCAACACCACGGTGGGGCCGCTGTACCTGCCGACCCTGCGCGAGACCCTGCAGGCCATGGGCCGGGAGCCCGTGGTGATCGAGCTGCCCGACGGCGAACAGTACAAGACGCTGGCCGCCATCGAGCAGATCGTGGACCAACTGCTGGCCCATGGCTGCGACCGCAGCACCACCCTGCTCGCCCTCGGCGGCGGCGTGGTGGGCGACATCACCGGCTTCGCGGCTTCCGTGTACCAGCGCGGCGTGCCCTTCGTGCAGATTCCCACGACGCTGCTGGCCCAGGTGGATTCCTCGGTGGGCGGCAAGACCGGGGTCAATCATCCGCGCGGCAAGAACATGATCGGCACCTTCTATCAGCCCCGTGCCGTGCTGATCGACACGGATACGCTGAAGACGCTGCCGGAGCGGGAGTATCGCTCGGGCATCGCCGAGGTCATCAAGTACGGGCTCATCGTCGACCAGGGCTTCTTCAACTACCTGGAGGACAACATGGACGCCCTGCTGGCCCAGGAGCCGGGGGTGCTCGCTCACGTGATCGAGCAGTCCTGCGCCGACAAGGCCTGGGTGGTGGCCAAGGACGAGACCGAGGGCGGCCTGCGCGCCATCCTGAACCTGGGGCACACCTTCGGCCATGCCATCGAGGCGGCCACCGGCTACGGCACCTACCTGCACGGCGAGGCGGTGGCCATCGGCATGGCCATGGCCGCGGACCTGTCGCGGCGCCTGGATCTCCTGCGCGAAAGCGAGCAGAGTGCCATCTATCGCCTGATCAAGCGCGCCGGGCTGCCGACCGCGGCCCCGGCCCTGCCGGTGGCCGACTATCTGCGCTACATGCGCGTGGACAAGAAGGCGCAGGAAGGGCGCATGCGCTTCGTGCTGCTGACCGCCATCGGCGAGGCGACCATCACCGGCGATGTCCCGGAGGCGGCGGTGATCGAGGCGATA